Proteins from a genomic interval of Synergistaceae bacterium:
- a CDS encoding phosphatidylglycerophosphatase A: MILIPEMRTWYGIIATFGTLGRFSKMPGTLGSMAACVIWLLCGGLSLWVIAAVAVTGIFAADKYEKAVGRADPGEIVIDEVVGFWVACWGFDLTYAIVALFLFRIIDITKPFPVSQMEKLPGGIGIMADDVIGGIIVNLLLRGIHWVFFEGGMQVIYGLIGR; this comes from the coding sequence ATGATACTTATCCCTGAGATGAGGACATGGTATGGAATTATAGCGACATTTGGCACACTAGGCAGATTCAGCAAAATGCCTGGGACTCTTGGGTCAATGGCGGCGTGTGTTATATGGCTTTTATGCGGCGGACTATCACTGTGGGTGATCGCCGCTGTAGCTGTGACAGGCATATTTGCCGCGGATAAATATGAGAAGGCCGTAGGGCGCGCAGATCCGGGAGAAATTGTCATAGATGAGGTCGTAGGCTTTTGGGTAGCATGCTGGGGTTTTGATCTTACCTATGCCATAGTCGCACTCTTTCTGTTCAGGATAATCGACATTACCAAGCCATTTCCGGTAAGTCAGATGGAAAAACTTCCTGGCGGCATAGGGATAATGGCTGACGATGTCATAGGCGGGATCATTGTTAACCTGCTGCTCAGAGGGATACACTGGGTCTTCTTTGAGGGCGGAATGCAAGTCATATATGGGTTGATCGGCCGATGA
- a CDS encoding DedA family protein, producing MGYPGIIGLMFLESSFFPFPSEVVVPPAGYLAWRGEMNLILVILSGIAGSMLGALFNYWIALKWGRPIFEKYGKYFFVTNESLDKAEVFFARHGHISTFTGRLIPVIRQYISLPAGLARMPMRQFCTYTALGSGIWVVILALTGYFLGSNQELIHQEIKKISFFLVTGSIALTAVYIWRYKKKRINND from the coding sequence ATGGGCTATCCAGGCATTATCGGGCTTATGTTTCTTGAGTCCTCCTTTTTTCCGTTTCCAAGCGAAGTAGTAGTCCCGCCTGCCGGTTATCTTGCATGGAGGGGAGAAATGAACCTTATCCTTGTAATATTATCCGGTATTGCCGGAAGCATGCTCGGTGCGCTTTTCAACTATTGGATAGCACTGAAATGGGGGCGGCCTATATTTGAGAAATACGGCAAATACTTCTTTGTGACGAACGAGTCACTCGACAAAGCAGAAGTATTCTTTGCCAGGCACGGACACATCAGCACCTTCACCGGCAGGCTGATACCTGTTATCAGACAGTACATATCCCTGCCCGCAGGGCTTGCCAGGATGCCTATGCGACAGTTCTGCACATATACTGCCCTCGGCTCCGGCATTTGGGTCGTCATACTCGCCCTCACAGGATACTTCCTGGGCAGCAATCAGGAGCTTATACATCAGGAAATCAAGAAAATTTCATTTTTCCTTGTGACCGGATCTATTGCTTTAACTGCCGTGTACATTTGGAGATATAAGAAGAAGCGGATAAATAACGACTGA
- a CDS encoding CinA family protein codes for MNREVFELAEKLVTYASAKKIKIAFAESCTGGLIGATVTDIAGSSKVFLGSAVVYCNSAKQNILGVSGDVLAKHGAVSFECAVQMASGTRRLYCSDVAMSVTGIAGPDGGSLEKPVGTVWFGYASDKEEGAFVRHFSGSRRDIRNATVREALLYLTENMF; via the coding sequence ATGAACCGGGAGGTGTTTGAACTGGCGGAGAAACTCGTCACATATGCGTCGGCAAAGAAAATAAAAATCGCATTTGCCGAGTCATGTACGGGAGGGCTCATCGGTGCGACTGTTACAGATATTGCGGGGTCGTCGAAAGTTTTTCTGGGATCCGCGGTCGTCTACTGTAACAGCGCAAAACAGAATATTCTTGGGGTCAGCGGAGATGTACTTGCTAAACATGGAGCTGTCAGTTTTGAGTGCGCTGTCCAGATGGCATCAGGAACCCGCAGGCTTTACTGCTCAGATGTTGCCATGAGCGTTACTGGCATTGCAGGGCCTGACGGAGGAAGTTTGGAAAAACCTGTCGGTACGGTCTGGTTCGGATACGCTTCTGATAAAGAAGAGGGTGCGTTTGTAAGGCATTTTTCCGGGAGCAGGAGAGATATACGCAACGCAACCGTCAGAGAAGCACTTTTATATTTAACAGAGAACATGTTCTGA
- a CDS encoding asparaginase domain-containing protein translates to MEPAPKLALVIAGNFSGEEENADPCSLLNYLPEELVLCCKLIKWSCQPSSHYSMQLTVEMANMFETLIEDGYTGIIIISGSGVMEEMAYIADLLWQHPQPVIFANLMVQGRAGVKEGLMNLRCSVLAALSPDAHGKGVLVCSSGELFAASEVVMVDPTSEDNIFQSPEKGSLGKMLNDEIKFFRSVRRPEFLAHRPQNPALVDILWASIGGGERIISMLADSREHQGFILAGFGTGNISPTWIPHLRNILRRRIPVAIVSRCFLGHVQETNHFEGGYYKLIEMGVMSGGRLNPYQARIRMSLGIAAGLTDQGLSLYMLNKPVSEDSPLLYR, encoded by the coding sequence TTGGAACCTGCTCCGAAACTTGCTCTTGTGATTGCCGGGAATTTCTCGGGCGAAGAAGAAAATGCAGATCCATGCTCTCTCTTGAACTATCTGCCTGAAGAACTTGTTTTATGCTGTAAGCTCATAAAGTGGAGCTGTCAGCCTAGCAGCCATTATTCTATGCAGCTTACAGTTGAAATGGCAAATATGTTTGAGACCCTTATTGAAGATGGATACACCGGCATAATTATAATCTCCGGAAGCGGCGTTATGGAGGAGATGGCATACATAGCGGATCTTCTCTGGCAGCATCCGCAGCCGGTTATATTTGCAAACCTCATGGTTCAGGGCCGCGCTGGGGTCAAGGAGGGGCTTATGAACCTCCGCTGTTCCGTGTTGGCGGCGCTCTCACCTGATGCGCATGGCAAGGGTGTGCTTGTCTGTTCAAGCGGGGAACTTTTTGCCGCGTCCGAGGTGGTTATGGTAGACCCTACAAGTGAGGACAACATCTTCCAGTCTCCCGAAAAAGGTTCACTCGGAAAGATGCTCAATGATGAAATTAAATTTTTTAGATCTGTACGTCGGCCCGAGTTCCTGGCACACAGGCCGCAGAATCCGGCATTGGTCGATATTTTGTGGGCTTCGATCGGGGGCGGGGAGCGCATAATTTCTATGCTTGCCGACAGCAGAGAGCATCAGGGTTTTATACTGGCTGGTTTTGGAACTGGAAATATTTCTCCTACGTGGATCCCTCATCTTCGCAACATCCTTCGTCGCAGGATCCCGGTCGCAATAGTCTCGCGCTGTTTTCTGGGGCATGTACAGGAGACGAATCATTTTGAGGGCGGTTACTATAAACTTATTGAAATGGGCGTAATGTCGGGAGGAAGGCTTAACCCCTATCAGGCACGCATAAGAATGTCACTCGGCATTGCGGCCGGTCTTACTGACCAGGGGCTTAGCCTGTATATGCTGAATAAGCCTGTAAGCGAAGATTCGCCACTCCTGTACAGATGA
- the rimO gene encoding 30S ribosomal protein S12 methylthiotransferase RimO encodes MKIYCLSLGCPKNRVDSECLAGELCRAGHEIVDNVESADVGIVNTCGFIRPAVEESVEAILDLEQLKLEGKLKKVGVVGCLVNRYDGDLVKEMPGIDFWAQSESWGEVVRSLGGSPADGRCRLSLPSTSKFTRYLKISEGCDNNCAYCMIPSIRGGLRSLSMDTIIREAEQLVREGAKELCVIGQDLTAYGTDEGRRRSSLIDLLDTLESSLPRDIWIRLLYLHPSRVTPKLLERVANGRQILPYLDIPVQHGDRRILAAMNRGINEDELISLFKTARDIDSDFALRTTLMVGFPGEKKSHFNNMMKFVENVRFDRMGAFSFYPEEGTKAALMAGQVSDATKKKRLGMLMALQEEISFERQQLFIGREMDVLVENVDIADGFAEGRSFREAPEVDGLIEIRNIRTDVKEGDIIKVCMTEAMPHDMVGEEVVR; translated from the coding sequence ATGAAGATATATTGCCTTAGCCTTGGCTGTCCTAAAAACAGAGTTGACAGCGAATGTCTTGCAGGGGAGCTTTGTCGTGCCGGCCATGAAATCGTTGACAATGTTGAATCCGCAGATGTCGGCATCGTGAACACCTGTGGCTTTATTCGTCCGGCAGTTGAAGAGAGCGTAGAAGCCATACTGGACCTTGAACAGCTCAAGCTTGAAGGGAAACTCAAAAAAGTCGGTGTTGTCGGCTGTCTTGTGAACAGATACGACGGAGATCTTGTCAAAGAGATGCCGGGAATTGATTTCTGGGCACAAAGTGAGAGCTGGGGCGAGGTGGTGCGGAGCCTTGGTGGTTCTCCGGCCGACGGAAGATGCCGTTTATCCCTTCCTTCAACTTCAAAATTCACAAGATATCTCAAAATAAGCGAAGGCTGCGATAATAACTGTGCATATTGCATGATCCCAAGCATACGCGGCGGACTGCGCAGTCTTTCGATGGATACAATAATACGCGAGGCTGAGCAGCTTGTACGGGAAGGCGCAAAAGAGCTCTGCGTCATAGGGCAGGACCTCACGGCTTATGGAACTGACGAAGGGCGCCGCAGAAGCAGTCTTATAGATCTGCTGGATACGCTGGAATCATCACTGCCGCGCGATATATGGATACGCCTCCTTTATCTGCATCCGAGCCGCGTGACGCCGAAGCTGCTGGAGCGCGTCGCAAATGGAAGGCAGATACTCCCATATCTTGATATACCGGTGCAGCATGGTGACAGACGTATACTTGCTGCGATGAACCGAGGAATTAACGAAGATGAACTCATCTCTTTATTTAAGACAGCAAGGGACATAGACTCTGACTTTGCACTTCGCACTACGCTTATGGTCGGCTTCCCTGGAGAGAAAAAAAGTCATTTCAACAACATGATGAAATTTGTTGAGAACGTTCGTTTTGATCGTATGGGGGCATTTTCTTTTTACCCTGAAGAAGGCACTAAAGCTGCTCTGATGGCAGGGCAGGTCTCGGACGCTACAAAGAAGAAGAGGCTTGGAATGCTAATGGCGCTGCAGGAGGAGATCTCTTTTGAGCGCCAGCAGCTCTTTATCGGAAGAGAAATGGACGTCTTGGTTGAAAATGTGGATATTGCCGACGGATTTGCCGAAGGGCGCAGTTTTCGCGAAGCGCCTGAAGTTGACGGTCTTATCGAGATACGTAACATCAGGACAGATGTTAAGGAAGGGGACATTATAAAGGTATGCATGACCGAAGCGATGCCGCATGATATGGTTGGAGAAGAGGTAGTCAGATGA
- a CDS encoding indolepyruvate oxidoreductase subunit beta gives MKTNDTKSILLVGVGGQGTILASKILSEGLVRKGFDVKMSEIHGMSQRGGSVTTHVRFGTKVASPVVPEGEADVLVAFEKVEAVRWLHYLKKGGTLVVNNFEIYSLPVLTGAAKYPDGVIEKLQAEVPKLKVFNAADIAKGLGNIKAQNVVLLGALVKAMGLEALDWESVLRDTVPPKLYELNVKAFKAGLKQ, from the coding sequence ATGAAGACAAACGACACAAAAAGTATTCTGCTTGTCGGAGTTGGTGGGCAGGGAACAATACTTGCGTCGAAGATCCTCTCTGAGGGACTTGTGCGTAAGGGTTTCGATGTAAAAATGTCCGAGATACACGGGATGTCACAGCGTGGCGGAAGCGTCACTACTCACGTAAGATTTGGGACAAAGGTCGCTTCTCCTGTTGTGCCTGAAGGTGAGGCGGATGTCCTTGTCGCGTTTGAAAAGGTTGAGGCTGTGAGGTGGCTGCATTACCTGAAAAAAGGCGGTACTCTTGTAGTAAATAACTTTGAGATATACTCGCTGCCCGTCCTTACAGGCGCTGCGAAGTATCCTGATGGCGTCATAGAAAAGCTTCAGGCTGAAGTTCCTAAACTTAAAGTTTTCAACGCTGCCGATATTGCCAAAGGCCTTGGGAATATCAAGGCGCAGAACGTTGTCCTTCTCGGAGCTTTGGTCAAGGCTATGGGGCTCGAGGCCCTTGACTGGGAGTCAGTCCTCAGGGATACGGTACCGCCGAAGCTGTACGAACTCAATGTTAAGGCGTTTAAAGCAGGCTTGAAGCAATAA
- the msrB gene encoding peptide-methionine (R)-S-oxide reductase MsrB, translating into MESTVNDKTYVKEEGTGVIYLAGGCFWGMEKLMQSIPGVIRVTSGYANGHSKEEPTYEMVCTGRTGYRETVRVEYKTNEVSLHTLLFAYFNAIDPTIKDRQGNDRGSQYQTGIYYIDRASESIVKHVADIERTRYKTFAVEIKPLESFYEAEEYHQDYLDKNPCGYCHITKTEIEQVSKIIVDPAKYIKPADTKIAEMLTDQQYSVTQRSATEPPFENEFWDHKERGIYVDIVTGEPLFSSKDKFDSSCGWPAFSKGIDANTLISLEDDSCGMRRTEVRSRAGNSHLGHVFQGDPDSPNGTRFCINSAALRFIPYDKMEEKGYGYLLKYV; encoded by the coding sequence ATGGAAAGCACGGTCAATGATAAAACATATGTAAAAGAGGAAGGAACAGGCGTTATTTATCTTGCCGGCGGCTGTTTCTGGGGTATGGAGAAACTGATGCAGTCCATTCCCGGTGTAATACGCGTTACAAGCGGCTATGCCAACGGGCACTCAAAAGAAGAGCCTACTTACGAGATGGTCTGCACAGGTCGCACAGGATACAGGGAGACAGTGCGGGTAGAGTATAAAACAAATGAAGTCAGCCTTCACACTCTTCTATTTGCATATTTCAATGCGATAGATCCAACTATAAAGGACAGACAGGGCAATGACAGGGGAAGCCAGTATCAGACCGGGATCTATTATATAGACAGAGCATCGGAATCTATCGTAAAACATGTGGCAGATATAGAAAGGACCCGATATAAGACTTTTGCCGTTGAGATAAAACCGCTTGAGTCCTTTTATGAGGCCGAGGAATATCATCAGGATTATCTTGACAAGAATCCATGCGGATACTGTCACATCACTAAAACTGAAATAGAACAGGTCAGCAAAATAATTGTAGATCCTGCAAAATATATTAAACCGGCAGACACCAAGATAGCAGAAATGCTGACAGATCAGCAATACTCTGTAACGCAAAGGTCCGCCACAGAGCCGCCGTTTGAAAACGAATTCTGGGACCATAAAGAGCGGGGAATTTACGTTGACATAGTCACAGGCGAGCCGTTGTTTTCGTCTAAAGATAAATTTGACAGCTCATGCGGATGGCCGGCTTTTTCAAAAGGGATCGACGCAAACACACTGATCTCACTGGAAGATGATTCTTGCGGCATGAGACGCACAGAGGTAAGAAGCCGCGCCGGGAACTCACACCTGGGGCACGTGTTCCAAGGTGATCCCGATTCGCCTAACGGGACCCGTTTCTGCATTAACAGCGCGGCTTTGAGGTTTATTCCATACGATAAGATGGAAGAAAAGGGCTACGGCTATCTGCTGAAATATGTTTGA